A single Xenopus laevis strain J_2021 chromosome 3S, Xenopus_laevis_v10.1, whole genome shotgun sequence DNA region contains:
- the LOC108703449 gene encoding olfactory receptor 1468 — protein sequence MNEKNQTLVSEIVLLGFQNLHNFKIPLFSLFLLIYIMTVWENFLIIVLVSSRQNLQSPMYLFLQQLSLCDLLGSTVIVPILLQTVMNEGATMSLVGCITQLHFFCTSETFECLLLAVMSYDRYVAICIPLRYSSIMSHRVCTKLILMSWALGFGITVISVNLISTQQFCDQNTINHFFCDLFPLLELSCSDTFLEKLEVTIVTIPVVIVPLILITVSYMCIAHAILKIVSNTGRQKAFSTCSSHLAVVSIFYGTLIAIYVAPSRNQSQTLSKTLSLLYTTVIPLVNPLIYSLRNKDMNYAIKTL from the coding sequence ATGAATGAGAAGAACCAGACGTTGGTCAGTGAGATTGTTCTCTTGGGATTTCAGAATCTCCACAACTTCaagattcccctgttctctctgttcCTTCTGATTTATATTATGACAGTTTGGGAGAATTTCCTCATCATAGTGTTGGTGTCCTCCAGACAGAACCTCCAGTCTCCCATGTACCTCTTTCTCCAACAACTGTCCCTATGTGACCTTCTAGGCTCCACAGTTATTGTACCCATCCTGCTACAAACTGTAATGAATGAAGGAGCCACAATGTCCCTTGTTGGGTGCATCACtcagttgcattttttttgcacctcAGAAACGTTTGAGTGTTTGCTTCTAGCagtaatgtcctatgacagatatgtggCCATCTGTATCCCACTGCGTTACTCTTCTATAATGTCCCACAGGGTTTGTACTAAATTAATTCTCATGTCATGGGCTCTTGGCTTTGGCATAACAGTCATTTCAGTGAATCTAATAAGTACACAGCAGTTCTGTGACCAAAATACcattaaccatttcttctgtgatttaTTTCCTCTTCTAGAACTTTCCTGCTCAGACACTTTCTTAGAGAAATTAGAAGTAACCATAGTTACTATCCCTGTGGTAATTGTTCCACTTATTCTCATCACTGTATCATATATGTGTATTGCCCATGCAATCCTAAAGATAGTGTCCAATaccgggagacaaaaagccttctccacctgcagctcccacttggctgtggtctccatattttatgggactcTCATTGCTATTTATGTGGCTCCATCCAGAAACCAATCACAGACCCTAAGCAAAACTCTCTCTTTGCTATACACCACAGTTATTCCCTTGGTTAACCCACTTATTTACAGCCTGAGAAACAAAGACATGAATTATGCCATTAAGACTCTATGA
- the LOC108703472 gene encoding olfactory receptor 5G3: MNEKNQTLVSEIVLLGFQNLHNFKIPLFSLFLLIYIMTVWENVLIIVLVSSSRNLQSPMYFFLQQLSVCDFLESTIIVPILLKTIIYDKVILSSVGCMIQFFFFSASESFECFLLAVMSYDRYVAISSPLRYSSIMSHRVCVTLIVLIWLSSFSVTLIYHNIIWTLDFCDQNTMNHFFCDLFPLLELSCSETFFVQIEVVILSVPVVIIPFILIIISYTCIAHEILKIVSNTGRQKAFSTCSSHLAVVSIFYGTIIAIYLVPPRKESQAISKVLSLLYTTVIPMVNPVIYSLRNKDMNDALKNLKVFQLPLPYGDSQAALQLPAALSLFSSSTCRLHKKTQAQSLLHYRELLQEDGSVFESSGWRIQRMEDSEDGDSIYQHLKHVSHVV; the protein is encoded by the exons ATGAATGAGAAGAACCAGACGTTGGTCAGTGAGATTGTTCTCTTGGGATTTCAGAATCTCCACAACTTCaagattcccctgttctctctgttcCTTCTGATTTACATTATGACAGTTTGGGAGAACGTCCTCATCATTGTGTTGGTGTCCTCCAGCCGGAACCTCcagtcccccatgtacttctttctccaGCAGTTGTCTGTATGTGACTTCCTAGAGTCAACAATTATTGTACCTATCCTGCTCAAAACTATAATTTATGATAAAGTTATATTGTCCTCTGTCGGTTGtatgatccaattttttttcttttctgcctcAGAATCCTTTGAGTGTTTCCTTCTAGCagtaatgtcctatgacagatatgtggCCATCTCTAGCCCACTGCGTTACTCTTCTATAATGTCCCACAGGGTTTGTGTTACATTAATAGTCCTCATTTGGCTTTCTTCCTTCAGTGTTACACTTATTTATCACAATATAATATGGACACTAGACTTCTGTGACCAAAATACCATGaatcatttcttctgtgatttaTTTCCCCTACTAGAACTTTCCTGCTCAGaaactttttttgtgcaaatagaAGTTGTCATACTGTCTGTCCCTGTTGTTATAATTCCTTTTATACTCATCATTatatcctatacttgtattgcCCATGAAATCCTAAAGATAGTGTCCAATACCGGGAGACAAAAAGcattctccacctgcagctcccacttggctgtggtctccatattttatgggactATAATCGCTATTTATTTGGTTCCCCCCAGAAAAGAATCACAGGCCATAAGCAAAGTTCTATCACTTTTATACACCACAGTGATTCCCATGGTTAACCCGGTTATATACAGCCTAAGAAATAAAGACATGAATGATGCCCTTAAGAACCTAAAG GTTTTCCAGCTTCCTCTTCCTTATGGTGACTCCCAGGCTGCTTTGCAACTTCCTGCAGCCCTGAGCTTATTCTCATCCAGTACATGTAGGCTCCACAAGAAGACACAGGCTCAGAGCCTGCTCCACTACAGGGAACTGCTGCAGGAGGATG GTTCAGTATTTGAGAGTTCAGGATGGAGGATTCAGAGGATGGAGGATTCAGAGGATGGAGACTCTATTTATCAACATCTGAAACATGTGTCCCATGTAGTGTAA